Proteins encoded in a region of the Drosophila busckii strain San Diego stock center, stock number 13000-0081.31 chromosome 2L, ASM1175060v1, whole genome shotgun sequence genome:
- the LOC108594208 gene encoding LOW QUALITY PROTEIN: aspartate--tRNA ligase, mitochondrial (The sequence of the model RefSeq protein was modified relative to this genomic sequence to represent the inferred CDS: deleted 2 bases in 2 codons), whose translation MYLISRNILLCRRQQRLHQLGKQTLINICAKSTKQEPLHKLDISPIDADTVPATTAAVCSHIMSGRYRGRGGGGHYGGGGGGGGGNGGYGGGYNDNFDNYRGGGGGGGFNDNFGPGPNPFNMGPNISGNELMQLMSAMASNFSMNSQPPQPMRQSCGELRNHHCGMFVELSGRLIKKRVNRFAELRDRNGGACQLVVLEDKHPRVARRMNNMPENTTLTIVGQVMRRPHNSCNQTMPTGEVEVEVQDILSIHFPASGTKRAGDKRTYSTYSTMAQQQSNLGITSTEYKIAKNENILKYFENRDLTCNDLRREDVGKTVTLVGWIPSAKNNKFLQLKDGYGQTQLMINDTALMDTFLSTPEATVVQIVGKVLGRPKANINLKYETGEVEVSVTNVKVLNPDDPYEGPLKVKEKLQKLSIDDLEAEEAAAAAGSNANNGDNAADGSDARVPTATQTSDESKRQRKVADINKFADRTHHCGELTSNEINEKVVICGWLEFQRMNKFFILRDAYGQTQVLILNRTKGLEDFAETGVPIESIVRVEGTVIPRPAATVNPKMHTGYVEIEADKIDILNSAKKNLPFEIRKFNRAGERLRLTHRYLDLRFNDMQHNLRLRSQVIMRMREYLINYLGFVEVETPTLFRRTPGGAQEFVVPTRKAGHFYSLVQSPQQFKQMLMSGSIDRYFQVARCYRDEATRPDRQPEFTQLDIELSFTSRHDIMQLIEETLRYSWPKHLGKLQTPFRRITYEEAMEKYGCDKPDTRFGFLLNNVTEIIEKSENFKEKCEDFSAYAIVVRASEAFWNGAARKHYESLSKSFPGTLFVRKFNINKDVQERLTKLLGLDVANEVIEKFDLEENDLLFLCIGSKTEARNCLGRIRLDYHEFLVENAKAKKINDYRFLWVIDFPLFERNRQTKQLESVHHPFTAPLVEDLDKFATSCDNLETIRSEAYDLVLNGQEVGGGSMRIHDRDMQHFILEQVLKIPHDHLSHLLSALESGCPPHGGIALGLDRLIALMCRARSIRDVIAFPKSLNGRDPLSNAPVPISDDEMKLYHISVTEAEEEDEEATASTNISAQEDDDPDAVRAPPSPMSGTSDNEQAGMDVDIKTEPLDEATTKRAKSPSPAKSQSPTSTATAAATATSEELSAVVTKTEAPAETPESPDSPATSASPVTPVPRPKRQVKKKV comes from the exons atgtatttaatttccaGAAATATTTTACTCTGTCGCCGGCAGCAACGTCTGCACCAATTGGGCAAACAAACGTTGattaatatttgtgcaaaatcAACGAAACAAGAGCCGCTACATAAATTGGACATCAGCCCTATTGACGCCGATACCGTtccggcaacaacagcagcagtttgtaGTCAC ATCATGAGTGGGCGGTATCGTGGTAGAGGCGGCGGTGGGCACTATGGAGGTGGTGGTGGGGGTGGAGGTGGCAATGGAGGCTACGGCGGTGGCTATAACGACAATTTTGACAATTATCGCGGCGGCGGTGGAGGTGGAGGCTTTAATGACAATTTCGGCCCTGGGCCGAATCCCTTCAACA TGGGCCCGAACATTTCTGGCAACGAATTGATGCAGCTAATGAGTGCCATGGCAAGTAACTTCAGCATGAATTCACAGCCACCACAACCGATGCGTCAGAGCTGTGGCGAGCTGCGTAATCATCACTGTGGCATGTTTGTAGAGCTCTCA GGCCGTTTAATTAAGAAGCGCGTAAATCGCTTTGCCGAGCTACGTGATCGCAACGGCGGCGCCTGTCAGCTGGTGGTGCTGGAGGATAAGCATCCACGTGTGGCGCGTCGCATGAATAACATGCCAGAGAATACAACATTAACTATTGTGGGCCAAGTGATGAGAAGGCCCCATAATTCGTGCAATCAAACAATGCCCACTGGTGAAGTTGAGGTGGAAGTGCAGGATATACTAAGCATACACTTTCCAGCGAGCGGCACCAAGCGCGCGGGAGACAAACGCACCTACAGCACC TACAGCACCATGGCGCAGCAACAGAGCAATCTGGGCATAACCAGCACGGAGTATAAGATTGCaa AGaatgaaaacattttgaaatattttgaaaatcgTGATCTGACCTGCAATGATTTGCGGCGCGAGGATGTAGGCAAGACAGTAACGCTTGTGGGTTGGATACCTTCAGCCAAGAACAATAAGTTCTTGCAGCTAAAGGATGGCTATGGGCAGACGCAGCTTATGATCAATGATACAGCG ctaatgGACACATTTTTGTCTACACCCGAGGCGACAGTGGTGCAAATTGTGGGGAAAGTGCTCGGCAGGCCAAAGGCAAACATTAATTTG AAATATGAAACGGGTGAGGTAGAAGTAAGCGTTACCAACGTCAAGGTCTTGAACCCCGATGATCCCTATGAAGGACCTTTAAAGGTCAAGgaaaagctgcaaaagcttTCCATAGATGATTTGGAGGCTGAggaggcagctgctgctgctggcagtaaTGCCAACAACGGTGATAATGCTGCGGATGGCAGCGATGCTCGTGTACCAACTGCTACACAAACATCGGATGAATCGAAGCGGCAACGCAAGGTGGCGgacattaataaatttgcagatCGCACGCACCATTGTGGGGAACTGACGTCCAATGAAATCAATGAGAAGGTTGTCATCTGTGGCTGGCTGGAGTTTCAACGCATGAACAAGTTCTTTATACTACGCGATGCCTACGGACAGACGCAGGTGCTTATTTTGAATAGGACCAAGGGTCTGGAGGATTTCGCAGAGACAGGCGTGCCTATTGAGTCTATTGTGCGCGTGGAGGGCACTGTTATTCCACGTCCGGCGGCTACCGTTAACCCAAAAATGCATACTGGCTATGTGGAAATTGAGGCCGACAAAATCGACATATTAAATTCAGCTAAAAAGAATCTGCCCTTCGAGATACGCAAGTTTAATCGAGCTGGCGAGCGTTTGCGCTTGACTCATCGCTATTTGGACTTGAGATTCAACGATATGCAACACAATCTGCGCTTGCGCTCTCAAGTTATTATGCGCATGCGTGAATATTTGATAAACTACTTGGGCTTTGTCGAAGTGGAGACTCCAACGCTGTTTCGTCGCACGCCTGGCGGCGCACAGGAGTTTGTGGTGCCCACACGCAAAGCTGGACACTTTTATTCACTTGTGCAGAGTCCGCAGCAATTCAAACAGATGCTCATGTCCGGCAGCATCGATCGCTATTTTCAGGTAGCGCGTTGCTATCGCGATGAGGCCACGCGCCCGGATCGTCAGCCCGAGTTTACGCAGCTGGACATTGAGCTGTCCTTTACCAGCAGGCATGACATTATGCAGCTGATTGAGGAAACGCTGCGCTACTCGTGGCCCAAGCATCTAGGTAAATTGCAGACGCCTTTCCGTCGTATTACCTACGAGGAGGCCATGGAGAAATACGGCTGCGACAAGCCGGACACGAGATTTGGCTTTCTGCTCAACAATGTCACAGAAATTATCGAGAAGAGCGAGAACTTCAAAGAGAAATGCGAAGATTTCAGCGCTTATGCTATTGTGGTGCGTGCTAGCGAAGCCTTTTGGAATGGAGCAGCAAGAAAGCATTACGAGAGCTTGAGCAAATCCTTTCCAGGCACGCTGTTTGTGCGcaagtttaatataaacaagGATGTGCAGGAGCGTCTCACAAAGCTGCTGGGCTTGGATGTGGCGAATGAAGTTATTGAAAAGTTTGATCTGGAGGAGAATGACTTGCTGTTTCTATGCATAGGCTCCAAGACGGAAGCG CGCAACTGTTTGGGTCGCATACGTTTGGACTATCACGAGTTTCTGGTGGAGAATGCCAAGGCCAAGAAGATTAACGACTATCGTTTTCTTTGGGTTATTGACTTTCCACTCTTTGAACGCAACAGACAGACCAAGCAGCTGGAGAGCGTGCATCATCCATTTACGGCGCCACTGGTTGAGGATTTGGACAAGTTTGCCACCAGCTGTGATAATCTGGAAACCATACGCTCCGAGGCCTACGATTTGGTATTGAATGGTCAGGAGGTTGGCGGCGGTTCCATGCGCATACACGATCGTGATATGCAGCATTTCATCTTGGAGCAAGTGCTAAAGATTCCTCACGATCACTTGTCACATTTGCTGAGTGCGCTGGAATCGGGTTGCCCACCACATGGCGGCATTGCCTTGGGTTTGGATCGCCTCATAGCCCTCATGTGCCGTGCGCGTTCCATACGCGATGTGATTGCATTCCCCAAGTCGTTGAATGGACGTGATCCGCTCTCAAATGCGCCGGTGCCCATATCGGATGACGAAATGAAGCTCTATCATATTTCAGTAACGGAGGCGGAGGAAGAGGATGAGGAGGCGACTGCCAGCACAAATATTTCAGCGCAGGAGGATGATGATCCGGATGCAGTGCGTGCGCCGCCATCACCCATGTCTGGCACCAGCGACAACGAGCAGGCGGGCATGGATGTGGACATCAAAACAGAGCCGCTGGATGAGGCGACAACAAAAAGAGCAAAGTCACCATCGCCAGCAAAATCACAATCaccaacatcaacagcaacagcagcagcaactgcaacctCGGAAGAGTTGTCAGCGGTTGTTACAAAAACAGAAGCCCCCGCAGAAACGCCAGAGTCACCCGATTCGCCTGCTACGTCTGCTTCGCCTGTTACGCCAGTGCCACGCCCCAAACGTCAGGTTAAGAAGAAGGTGTAA